In a single window of the Roseofilum reptotaenium CS-1145 genome:
- a CDS encoding cupin domain-containing protein yields MNNLFQLPHPLPNTEQFESLHQSENLLIERIISTGQTTPEGQWYDQEQDEWVVLLQGKAQLMYEDNSIVHLCPGDWVFIPAHQRHRVSYTSSEPPCIWLAIHGLLS; encoded by the coding sequence ATGAATAACCTTTTTCAGTTACCCCATCCCTTACCTAATACTGAACAGTTTGAATCTCTGCACCAGAGTGAAAATCTATTAATTGAACGGATTATTTCTACGGGACAAACTACCCCAGAAGGGCAATGGTATGACCAAGAACAAGATGAATGGGTGGTGTTGCTACAAGGGAAGGCACAACTGATGTATGAGGATAATTCTATTGTCCATTTATGTCCTGGAGATTGGGTATTTATTCCTGCTCATCAACGCCATCGAGTCAGTTATACCAGTAGCGAACCGCCTTGTATTTGGTTGGCTATTCATGGACTATTATCGTAG
- a CDS encoding phosphoribulokinase gives MSTRNRSNRPILLGIVGDSAAGKTTLTKGIAQALGEDTVTVICTDDYHRYDRKQRAEMGISALHPDCNYLDIIQQHLGLLRTGQPILKPIYNHHTGMFDPPEYIEPKRFVIVEGLLGYSTRIARDSFDVKVYLAPPEEIRGQWKVKRDTRKRGYTEEQVIEQLRKREPDSEQFIRPQRQWSDIVVSFYPPEDRTEENDLLLNVRLVMRPTIPHPDFTGILEPSRSHLSSAIRLELDRDMNKPVDVLEVDGHANSEQVKELEKILCHDVPYLGKFCSLEGNEEIGKLVGTTGEILQSYPLALTQLLITYHMLKAAHVGE, from the coding sequence ATGTCCACTCGTAACCGTTCTAACCGCCCCATTCTACTGGGTATTGTTGGTGATAGCGCTGCTGGTAAAACCACTTTAACCAAAGGAATCGCTCAAGCTCTTGGAGAAGACACTGTTACCGTTATTTGTACAGATGACTACCACCGATATGACCGTAAACAACGGGCAGAAATGGGCATCTCTGCACTGCACCCCGATTGTAACTATCTCGATATTATTCAACAACATCTAGGGCTATTGCGAACCGGTCAACCCATCCTCAAACCCATTTATAATCACCATACTGGGATGTTCGATCCTCCCGAATATATCGAACCCAAACGATTCGTAATTGTTGAAGGACTCTTGGGTTATTCCACCCGCATTGCCAGAGACAGCTTTGATGTTAAAGTATACCTTGCTCCTCCAGAGGAGATACGCGGTCAATGGAAAGTTAAGCGCGATACGCGCAAACGCGGATATACAGAAGAGCAAGTGATTGAACAATTACGCAAACGGGAACCTGACTCAGAGCAATTTATCCGTCCGCAACGCCAATGGTCAGATATTGTCGTTAGTTTCTATCCCCCAGAAGATCGTACCGAAGAAAATGACCTATTATTAAATGTGCGTTTAGTGATGCGCCCCACTATTCCCCATCCTGATTTTACCGGTATTTTAGAACCTAGCCGATCGCACCTGAGTTCTGCTATTCGTCTCGAATTAGACCGGGACATGAATAAACCCGTTGATGTCTTAGAAGTAGATGGTCATGCCAACAGCGAACAAGTCAAAGAACTGGAAAAAATCCTCTGTCATGATGTGCCTTATTTAGGCAAATTCTGTAGTTTAGAGGGGAATGAAGAAATTGGTAAGTTGGTGGGCACAACTGGCGAGATTCTGCAAAGTTACCCCTTAGCACTCACCCAACTATTGATTACTTATCATATGTTGAAAGCCGCCCATGTTGGTGAGTGA
- the radC gene encoding RadC family protein, with protein sequence MTYSIRMLDLPTSERPRERLIEQGASHLTTAELIAILLATGQGKGKLSAMGLGQHLLQELSESQRNALEVLRDISPQELTKIHGIGPAKATTILAAIELGKRVFECRPVKREINSPDEAAAALSHELMWQNQEKFAVLSLDVKNQVLATKVITIGTATETLAHPREIFREVIRQGASRLIIAHNHPTGSTEPSEEDIELTKQLLQAAQLLGIPLLDHLILGQGSHQSLRQTTDLWDDYQEFG encoded by the coding sequence ATGACCTACAGCATTCGGATGCTGGATCTGCCCACTAGCGAACGCCCGCGAGAGCGCCTCATTGAGCAGGGAGCCAGTCATTTGACTACAGCAGAATTAATTGCGATTTTATTAGCAACTGGGCAAGGAAAAGGCAAATTATCAGCCATGGGATTAGGGCAACATCTGTTACAAGAGTTAAGCGAAAGTCAGCGCAACGCCCTAGAAGTTCTGCGTGATATTAGTCCTCAAGAATTAACTAAAATTCATGGTATTGGCCCAGCTAAAGCAACAACTATTTTAGCAGCGATAGAGTTAGGAAAACGGGTGTTTGAATGTCGCCCGGTTAAGCGAGAAATTAATAGTCCTGATGAAGCTGCGGCAGCCTTAAGTCATGAGTTGATGTGGCAAAATCAAGAAAAATTTGCGGTTTTATCCTTAGATGTTAAAAACCAAGTTTTAGCCACTAAAGTTATTACTATTGGTACAGCGACGGAAACCTTGGCTCATCCGAGGGAAATTTTTCGGGAAGTAATTCGTCAAGGAGCTAGTCGTTTGATTATTGCCCATAATCATCCCACAGGAAGCACAGAACCGAGTGAGGAAGATATTGAGCTAACCAAACAGTTATTGCAGGCGGCTCAGTTATTGGGTATTCCGTTGTTAGACCACCTGATTTTAGGTCAGGGTTCCCATCAGAGTTTGCGGCAAACTACGGATTTATGGGATGATTATCAAGAGTTTGGTTAA
- a CDS encoding Tex family protein, whose translation MLQIPQQIAQELELNLSQVENVLQLLQEGATIPFIARYRKERTGSLDEVQLREIADSSVYLSELEARKKTILESIESQGKLTEDLKGKIENCQQKMELEDLYLPYKPKRRTRATIAKEKGLEPLAQLLQDLNTSQGSVSSLEELAQPYLNSEKGVETVEEALKGASDIIAEQIAETATLRTQVREQMIKTGAFVSQIKKDYPEGTTKYEMYRNYSAPVSKMAAHNLLALFRGEEEKVLKLDLDGDRDKILENLESQILRTRNRALRPWFQEAIEDSFNRLMKPSLTSDIRAECKLAADIESIQTFETNLRELLLSPPAGMKPTLAIDPGFRTGCKVAVLDETAKFLEYQAIFPHQGERQKQEAAKVMIRLIEKYNIELIAIGNGTASRETDQFVTDVLKTLERKPIKVMVNESGASIYSASDLAREEFPDLDVTVRGAISIGRRLQDPLAELVKLDPKSIGVGQYQHDVNQKLLKKQLDETVESCVNYVGVDLNTASIQLLSFVSGITPTIAKNVVKFRDENGAFKNRRQLLKVPKLGPKAFEQAAGFLRIREGDNPLDNTAVHPESYGIVQQMVKDLKLPLAQISEIADRVGKIDLQKYRTEAIGLPTLKDIINELQKPGRDPRAKFEYATFREGINEITDLKEGMILEGVVSNVVNFGAFVDIGVHQDGLIHISQMADHFVSDPKDIVKVGQVVKVRVLEVNEQLKRIGLSLRV comes from the coding sequence ATGCTACAAATTCCGCAACAAATCGCCCAAGAATTAGAGTTGAATCTCTCTCAAGTCGAGAATGTCCTGCAACTGTTGCAAGAAGGGGCAACGATTCCTTTTATTGCTCGCTATCGAAAAGAACGAACCGGATCGCTTGATGAAGTACAGTTGCGAGAAATTGCCGATAGCTCCGTTTATCTGTCGGAGCTGGAAGCACGGAAAAAGACAATTTTAGAGTCGATTGAGAGCCAGGGAAAACTGACAGAGGATCTCAAGGGAAAAATCGAAAACTGTCAGCAAAAAATGGAACTCGAAGACCTTTATTTGCCCTATAAACCGAAACGCAGGACTCGCGCGACTATTGCGAAAGAAAAGGGACTCGAACCCCTGGCACAACTGCTGCAAGATTTGAATACGTCTCAAGGCTCGGTCTCGTCTTTGGAAGAATTAGCCCAACCCTATTTAAACTCAGAAAAAGGGGTGGAAACTGTAGAAGAGGCGCTCAAAGGAGCGAGTGATATTATTGCGGAACAAATTGCGGAAACGGCTACTTTACGGACGCAAGTGCGGGAGCAAATGATTAAAACGGGGGCATTTGTTTCCCAAATTAAGAAGGATTATCCGGAGGGAACGACAAAATATGAGATGTATCGCAATTATAGCGCTCCAGTGAGTAAAATGGCCGCCCATAATTTGTTGGCTCTGTTTCGGGGAGAAGAGGAAAAGGTTTTAAAGCTGGATCTTGATGGCGATCGCGATAAAATCCTAGAGAACTTAGAAAGTCAGATTCTGCGTACCCGCAACCGGGCATTGCGTCCCTGGTTTCAGGAGGCGATTGAAGATAGCTTTAATCGGTTGATGAAGCCGTCTCTAACGTCGGATATTCGTGCTGAGTGTAAATTGGCAGCCGATATTGAATCTATCCAAACGTTTGAAACGAACTTGCGCGAACTGTTACTCTCTCCTCCGGCTGGAATGAAACCGACATTGGCAATTGATCCAGGATTTCGTACGGGATGTAAGGTAGCCGTATTGGACGAAACGGCGAAGTTTTTGGAGTATCAGGCGATTTTTCCCCACCAGGGAGAGCGCCAAAAGCAGGAAGCCGCCAAGGTTATGATCCGGCTCATCGAGAAATATAACATAGAGTTGATTGCGATCGGCAATGGTACAGCGTCTCGCGAAACCGATCAATTTGTAACAGATGTGCTGAAGACTTTAGAGCGCAAACCGATTAAGGTAATGGTAAATGAATCAGGTGCTTCGATTTATTCAGCCAGCGATTTGGCGCGAGAAGAATTTCCTGATTTAGATGTGACGGTTCGTGGTGCAATTAGTATTGGTCGGCGGTTGCAAGATCCGTTGGCGGAATTGGTGAAACTTGATCCCAAATCGATTGGGGTGGGGCAATATCAGCATGATGTCAATCAGAAATTGCTCAAAAAACAGTTGGATGAAACCGTAGAGAGTTGCGTGAATTATGTGGGTGTCGATTTGAATACAGCTTCGATACAACTGTTGTCTTTTGTGTCGGGAATTACGCCAACTATTGCCAAGAATGTGGTCAAGTTCCGCGACGAAAATGGAGCGTTTAAAAACCGTCGCCAGTTGCTGAAAGTGCCGAAGTTAGGGCCAAAAGCGTTTGAGCAAGCGGCGGGTTTTCTGCGAATTCGAGAGGGAGATAATCCATTAGACAATACGGCGGTGCATCCAGAAAGTTATGGCATTGTGCAACAGATGGTGAAGGATCTGAAGTTGCCATTGGCGCAAATTAGTGAAATTGCGGATCGGGTCGGTAAAATTGATTTACAAAAGTATAGGACGGAGGCGATCGGATTACCCACACTCAAAGACATTATTAATGAGCTTCAAAAGCCCGGTCGCGACCCCAGAGCCAAATTTGAATACGCAACCTTTAGGGAGGGCATCAACGAGATTACAGACCTGAAAGAGGGGATGATTTTAGAAGGGGTGGTATCTAATGTGGTCAACTTTGGGGCGTTTGTGGATATCGGAGTACACCAGGATGGGTTAATTCATATTTCCCAAATGGCGGATCATTTTGTTAGCGATCCGAAGGATATTGTCAAGGTAGGACAAGTGGTGAAGGTGAGGGTTTTGGAGGTGAATGAGCAGTTGAAACGGATTGGTTTGTCTTTGAGGGTTTAA
- a CDS encoding glutathione S-transferase family protein produces the protein MLELYQFEFSQFSEKVRLILDYKELEYRTIEVTPGVGQLEVLKISGQRQVPVLKDGSTVISDSTAIAQYLDRQYPEKPIIPTEPRQRGLCLMMEEWADESIGVKSRKALYGGLSQDQSFRTAVLPNPIPDFVKTLVGAVPKELFQVLGYGVGASPEEIQAAQDSLKQDLEALSLILVDHPYLVCDRPTLADLAVAGLSILIKFPEGNYLNIPESLQGKGIPGLADNPSYQPFFEWRDRLYSSIRQSKSTPASSNSPTSIEIE, from the coding sequence ATGTTAGAGCTATACCAATTTGAATTTTCCCAATTTTCTGAGAAAGTTAGACTGATTCTTGATTACAAGGAATTGGAGTACCGTACGATTGAAGTCACTCCAGGGGTGGGACAACTGGAAGTGTTGAAGATTTCTGGACAACGGCAGGTACCAGTACTCAAAGACGGAAGTACGGTGATTTCTGATTCTACAGCGATCGCCCAATATTTGGATCGCCAATACCCAGAAAAGCCGATTATTCCCACCGAACCCCGGCAGCGCGGTTTATGCTTAATGATGGAAGAATGGGCAGATGAGTCTATTGGAGTCAAAAGTCGCAAGGCTCTATATGGTGGATTGAGTCAAGACCAAAGTTTCCGCACCGCCGTTTTACCCAATCCTATTCCTGATTTTGTCAAAACCTTGGTAGGAGCGGTTCCGAAGGAATTATTTCAGGTTTTAGGCTATGGAGTTGGGGCAAGTCCAGAAGAAATTCAGGCGGCACAGGATAGCTTAAAACAGGATTTAGAGGCACTGAGTCTAATTTTAGTGGATCATCCTTATTTGGTGTGCGATCGGCCCACTTTGGCTGATTTAGCAGTCGCTGGACTCAGTATTTTAATTAAGTTCCCTGAAGGCAATTACCTGAATATCCCTGAATCGCTACAAGGTAAAGGGATTCCAGGATTAGCTGATAATCCATCCTATCAACCCTTTTTTGAATGGCGCGATCGCCTCTACTCTAGCATCCGTCAATCTAAATCTACTCCAGCATCAAGTAATTCGCCCACATCTATTGAAATTGAGTAA